The following proteins come from a genomic window of Streptomyces sp. GS7:
- a CDS encoding alkaline phosphatase family protein — MPDMTRRRLLGSAAGALGGAAALSLLPPSVQKAVAAGPPRHGSLRDIEHVVMLMQENRSFDHYFGTLRGVRGFADPHAIKLPDGRSVFYQPDPHNPDGYLLPFRLNTHTSSAQAIPSTSHAWSVQHEAWNGGRMDRWLPAHRKADGVNGPYVMGYHTRQDIPFQFALAEAFTLCDNYFCSVFGPTWPNRLYWMTGTLDPGGTRGGPVLDNTAPRPYRWTTYAERLQKAGVSWKVYQEEDDYGCNLLKQFQTFRDAKPGSALYERGMRSGPAGAFEEDARNDRLPAVSWIIPTSYQSEHPDFLPAAGADFVAQKIEAIAANPKVWAKTAFILNYDENDGLFDHVPPPVPPKGTRNEFVHGLPIGGGFRVPCLIVSPWTVGGWAAGDAFDHTSVLQFLERFTGVEEPNISAWRRDTFGDLTSAFGFHNPAHHPPRLPHDTARQLAEAKWEVAHLPKPKLPGAAQKPPQQEHGGRKRR; from the coding sequence ATGCCCGACATGACCCGACGCAGACTCCTCGGCTCGGCGGCCGGCGCGCTCGGCGGGGCCGCCGCACTGTCGCTGCTGCCGCCCAGCGTCCAGAAGGCCGTCGCCGCCGGCCCGCCGCGTCACGGCTCGCTCCGCGACATCGAGCACGTCGTCATGCTGATGCAGGAGAACCGTTCTTTCGACCACTACTTCGGCACCCTGCGCGGCGTCCGCGGCTTCGCGGACCCGCACGCGATCAAGCTCCCCGACGGCCGGTCCGTCTTCTACCAGCCGGACCCGCACAACCCGGACGGGTACCTGCTGCCGTTCCGCCTCAACACCCACACCTCCAGCGCCCAGGCCATCCCGTCCACCAGCCACGCCTGGTCCGTGCAGCACGAGGCGTGGAACGGCGGCAGGATGGACCGCTGGCTGCCGGCGCACCGCAAGGCCGACGGCGTCAACGGCCCGTACGTGATGGGCTATCACACCCGCCAGGACATCCCGTTCCAGTTCGCCCTCGCGGAGGCGTTCACCCTCTGCGACAACTACTTCTGCTCGGTCTTCGGCCCGACCTGGCCCAACCGGCTGTACTGGATGACCGGCACCCTCGACCCCGGCGGCACCCGGGGCGGACCGGTCCTCGACAACACCGCACCCAGGCCGTACCGCTGGACCACGTACGCGGAGCGGCTGCAGAAGGCCGGCGTCAGCTGGAAGGTGTACCAGGAGGAGGACGACTACGGCTGCAATCTGCTCAAGCAGTTCCAGACGTTCCGGGACGCCAAGCCGGGCAGCGCGCTGTACGAGCGCGGGATGCGGTCGGGGCCGGCCGGCGCCTTCGAGGAGGACGCCCGCAACGACAGGCTGCCGGCCGTCTCCTGGATCATCCCGACCAGCTACCAGTCCGAGCACCCCGACTTCCTGCCGGCCGCCGGCGCCGACTTCGTGGCCCAGAAGATCGAGGCGATAGCCGCCAACCCCAAGGTGTGGGCCAAGACGGCCTTCATCCTCAACTACGACGAGAACGACGGCCTCTTCGACCATGTGCCGCCGCCGGTGCCGCCCAAGGGGACGAGGAACGAGTTCGTCCACGGCCTGCCGATCGGCGGCGGCTTCCGCGTCCCGTGCCTGATCGTCTCGCCCTGGACGGTGGGCGGCTGGGCGGCCGGCGACGCGTTCGACCACACCTCGGTGCTGCAGTTCCTGGAGCGATTCACGGGTGTCGAGGAGCCCAACATCAGCGCCTGGCGGCGCGACACGTTCGGCGATCTGACCTCGGCGTTCGGGTTCCACAACCCGGCGCACCACCCGCCGCGGCTGCCGCACGACACCGCCCGGCAGCTGGCCGAGGCGAAGTGGGAGGTGGCGCATCTGCCCAAGCCGAAGCTGCCGGGGGCGGCCCAGAAGCCGCCGCAGCAGGAGCACGGCGGGCGCAAGCGCCGCTGA
- a CDS encoding DUF4291 domain-containing protein, whose amino-acid sequence MSTGTTEPQRRIRALHTAETVTVYQAYAPALGLPAARDGRFPAAWKRDRMTWIKPSFLWMMYRCGWGTKADQETVLAVEIDRAGFDWALGNACLSHHDPGEYPDRAAWQRELRRSPARVQWDPERDLRLRPLPYRSLQLGLAGEASRRYADAWTVGIRDVTALAREVHALVRAGKLAAARALLPEERPYPTPEGTPGVSRVSVSIAAKA is encoded by the coding sequence ATGAGCACCGGCACCACCGAACCGCAGCGCCGCATCCGGGCGCTGCACACCGCCGAGACCGTCACCGTGTACCAGGCGTACGCGCCCGCCCTGGGCCTGCCCGCCGCCCGGGACGGCCGCTTCCCGGCGGCCTGGAAGCGGGACCGGATGACATGGATAAAGCCCTCTTTCCTGTGGATGATGTACCGCTGCGGCTGGGGCACGAAGGCGGACCAGGAGACGGTGCTCGCCGTCGAGATCGACCGGGCCGGTTTCGACTGGGCGCTCGGCAACGCCTGCCTGTCGCACCACGACCCCGGTGAGTATCCCGACCGGGCGGCCTGGCAGCGGGAGTTGAGGCGGTCGCCGGCGCGGGTGCAGTGGGACCCGGAGCGCGATCTGCGGCTGCGTCCGCTGCCGTATCGTTCGCTTCAGCTGGGGCTCGCCGGCGAGGCGTCGCGGCGGTACGCGGACGCCTGGACGGTCGGCATCCGGGATGTGACGGCGCTGGCGCGCGAGGTCCATGCGCTGGTGCGGGCCGGGAAGCTCGCCGCGGCCCGGGCCCTGCTCCCGGAGGAGCGGCCGTACCCGACGCCGGAGGGAACTCCGGGCGTAAGCCGCGTGTCCGTGTCAATCGCCGCAAAGGCGTAA
- a CDS encoding nucleoside deaminase, whose protein sequence is MDAGDQSRTQDWGQDRDEFRLHGGADGHGDPTGHPDHVQEQARAMLATAVAEAKAGLAEGGIPIGAALYGPDGALLGRGHNRRVQDGDPSLHAEVAAFRAAGRQRGYRGTTMVTTLSPCWYCSGLVRQFGISRVVIGEARTYHGGHDWLARHGVRIVLLDDPECTALMREFIRARPALWQEDIGAG, encoded by the coding sequence ATGGACGCAGGGGATCAGAGCCGCACGCAGGACTGGGGGCAGGACCGCGACGAGTTCCGGCTGCACGGCGGCGCCGACGGCCACGGCGACCCGACCGGGCACCCCGACCACGTCCAGGAGCAGGCCCGCGCGATGCTCGCGACCGCCGTGGCGGAGGCGAAGGCGGGGCTGGCCGAGGGCGGCATCCCGATCGGGGCGGCGCTCTACGGCCCGGACGGCGCGCTGCTCGGCCGCGGCCACAACCGCCGCGTCCAGGACGGCGACCCGTCGCTGCACGCCGAGGTCGCCGCCTTCCGCGCGGCCGGCCGGCAGCGCGGCTACCGCGGCACCACGATGGTCACCACCCTCTCGCCCTGCTGGTACTGCAGCGGGCTGGTCCGCCAGTTCGGCATCTCCCGCGTCGTCATCGGCGAGGCCCGGACCTACCACGGCGGCCACGACTGGCTGGCCCGGCACGGGGTGCGGATCGTGCTGCTGGACGACCCCGAATGCACGGCGCTGATGCGGGAGTTCATCCGGGCGCGGCCGGCACTGTGGCAGGAGGACATCGGGGCCGGGTGA